The Amblyomma americanum isolate KBUSLIRL-KWMA chromosome 5, ASM5285725v1, whole genome shotgun sequence genome window below encodes:
- the LOC144135445 gene encoding paired box protein Pax-1-like, translated as MAPEPWSTEARLGSVHHLPHHAHHPVQQTASQQPHQQQQYGEVNQLGGVFVNGRPLPNAVRLRIVELAQLGVRPCDISRQLRVSHGCVSKILARFHETGSILPGAIGGSKPRVTTPKVVACIRELKRRDPGIFAWEIRDRLLSEGVCDKGNVPSVSSISRILRNKVTHAAATATATAAAASLQAAQLSRWAPPHHPPPPLLGGYPHPHSYYLHGYYLQGAAAAAAAGQPL; from the exons CTCCGGAGCCCTGGTCGACCGAGGCGAGGCTGGGCAGCGTCCACCACCTCCCGCACCACGCGCACCACCCGGTCCAGCAGACGGCGTCCCAGCAGCCACACCAGCAGCAACAGTACGGAGAG GTGAACCAACTGGGCGGCGTGTTCGTCAACGGCCGACCGCTGCCCAACGCGGTGAGGCTGCGCATAGTGGAACTGGCTCAGCTGGGCGTGCGGCCGTGCGACATTTCCAGGCAGCTGCGCGTCTCGCACGGATGCGTCTCCAAGATCCTGGCGCGATTCCACGAGACCGGCTCAATCCTTCCCGGAGCCATCGGCGGAAGCAAGCCGCGCGTCACCACGCCAAAG GTGGTGGCGTGCATACGCGAGCTGAAGCGGCGGGACCCCGGCATCTTCGCGTGGGAGATCCGGGACCGGCTCCTGTCCGAGGGCGTCTGCGACAAGGGCAACGTGCCTTCGGTCAGCAGCATCAGCCGCATACTGCGCAACAAGGTCACGCACGCCGCGGCTACGGCCACGgctactgccgctgccgccaG CCTGCAGGCGGCGCAGTTGAGTCGCTGGGCACCCCCGCACCACCCGCCTCCTCCTCTGCTGGGCGGCTACCCGCATCCGCACAGCTACTACCTGCACGGCTACTACCTGCAAGGCGCGGCAGCGGCCGCAGCCGCCGGACAGCCGCTCTGA